From a single Sus scrofa isolate TJ Tabasco breed Duroc chromosome 13, Sscrofa11.1, whole genome shotgun sequence genomic region:
- the USP19 gene encoding ubiquitin carboxyl-terminal hydrolase 19 isoform X23 — protein sequence MSGGASTTGPRRGPLGLEEATSKKKQKDRANQESKDGDPRRGSASAPQEEHTKEELLLDWRQSSDEVIVKLRVGAGPLRLDEVDAAFTDTDCVVRLPGGRQWGGVFYAEIDGSCTKVQARKGGLLQLSLPKKVPMLMWPSLLKKPLGTQELVPGLRCQENGQEASPIASEPGPEPRRAKQEARNQKRAQGRSEAGTGAGPGAQAGPSAKRAVHLRRGPEGEGSRDGPGPRGDAPPFLAEPASTQAEAEEQLRVPPLNPQTCLLGSEEDLELLTGEKAVSARNDPVSPAMARSRDPEKGDRSKEEMAVAADAATLVDEPESMVNLAFVKNDSYEKGPDSVVVHVYVKEIRRDTSRVLFREQDFTLIFQTRDGNFLRLHPGCGPHTTFRWQVKLRNLIEPEQCTFCFTASRIDICLHKRQSQRWGGLEAPAARVGGAKVAVPTGPTPLDSTPPGSAPHPLTGQEEARGVEKEKPKARSEDTGLDGVAARTPMEHVTPKPEPHLASPKPTCMVPPMPHSPVSGDSVEEEEEEEKKVCLPGFTGLVNLGNTCFMNSVIQSLSNTRELRDFFHDRSFEAEINYNNPLGTGGRLAIGFAVLLRALWKGTHHAFQPSKLKAIVASKASQFTGYAQHDAQEFMAFLLDGLHEDLNRIQNKPYTETVDSDGRPDEVVAEEAWQRHKMRNDSFIVDLFQGQYKSKLVCPVCAKVSITFDPFLYLPVPLPQKQKVLPVFYFAREPHSKPIKFLVSISKENSSASEVLDSLSQSVHVKPENLRLAEVIKNRFHRVFLPSHSLDTVSPSDTLLCFELLSPELAKERVVVLEVQQRPQVPSIPISKCAACQRKQQSEDEKLKRCTRCYRVGYCNQLCQKTHWPDHKGLCRPENIGYPFLVSVPASRLTYARLAQLLEGYARYSVSVFQPPFQPGRMALESQGPGCTTMLSTSSLEAGDSERDPVQPPELQLVTPVAEGDTGVPRAWASPDRGPAPSTSGVSSEMLASVSAEVGSLPAGERVSRPEAAVPGYQHPSEAMNAHTPQFFIYKIDASNREQRLEDKGDNPLELGEDCSLALVWRNNERLQEFVLVASKELECAEDPGSAGEAARAGHFTLDQCLNLFTRPEVLAPEEAWYCPQCKQHREASKQLLLWRLPNVLIVQLKRFSFRSFIWRDKINDLVEFPVRNLDLSKFCIGQKEEQLPSYDLYAVINHYGGMIGGHYTACARLPNDRSSQRSDVGWRLFDDSTVTTVDESQVVTRYAYVLFYRRRNSPVERPPRAGHSEHHPDLGPAAESAASQGLGPGQAPEVAPTRTAPERFAPPVDRPAPTYSNMEEVD from the exons ATGTCTGGAGGGGCCAGCACCACAGGCCCAAGGAGAGGGCCCCTGGGACTGGAAGAGGCCACCAGTAAGAAGAAGCAGAAGGATCGAGCAAACCAGGAGAGCAAGGATGGAGATCCCAGGAGAG GGTCAGCATCCGCTCCTCAGGAGGAGCATACCAAAGAGG AGTTGTTGCTGGATTGGAGGCAGAGTTCTGATGAGGTGATTGTCAAGTTGCGTGTGGGAGCTGGTCCCCTGAGGCTGGATGAAGTAGATGCTGCTTTCACGGACACAGACTGTGTGGTGCGGCTTCCAG GTGGTCGGCAGTGGGGTGGTGTTTTCTATGCTGAGATAGATGGTTCCTGTACCAAAGTGCAGGCTCGCAAAGGTGGCCTCCTGCAGCTCTCACTGCCCAAGAAGGTGCCTATGCTCATGTGGCCCTCTCTCCTG AAGAAACCTCTAGGGACCCAGGAGTTGGTGCCAGGGCTGCGGTGCCAGGAGAATGGGCAGGAAGCATCTCCCATTGCCTCGGAGCCAGGCCCTGAGCCCCGCCGGGCTAAGCAGGAGGCCCGGAACCAGAAACGGGCCCAGGGCCGTAGTGAGGCAGGCACAGGGGCTGGCCCTGGGGCCCAGGCAGGCCCCAGCGCCAAGAGAGCTGTGCATCTCCGCAGAGGGCCAGAAGGGGAAGGGTCCAGAGATGGCCCTGGACCCCGGGGTGATGCCCCCCCTTTCCTGGCTGAGCCAGCATCCACCCAG GCTGAGGCTGAGGAACAGCTCCGTGTACCACCACTGAACCCCCAGACCTGCCTCCTGGGCTCAGAGGAGGATCTAGAACTTTTGACAGGAGAGAAGGCAGTGTCCGCCAGGAATGATCCAGTGTCCCCAGCCATGGCCCGGAGCAGAGACCCCGAGAAAGGTGACCGTTCCAAAGAGGAGATGGCAGTGGCAGCAGATGCTGCAACCTTGGTGGATG AGCCTGAGTCCATGGTGAACCTGGCATTTGTCAAGAATGACTCCTATGAGAAGGGGCCGGACTCAGTGGTGGTGCACGTGTACGTGAAGGAAATCCGCAGGGACACCTCTCGAGTGCTTTTCCGCGAGCAGGACTTCACGCTTATCTTCCAGACCAG GGATGGAAACTTCCTGAGACTGCACCCGGGCTGCGGGCCCCACACCACCTTCCGTTGGCAGGTGAAGCTCAG GAACCTGATCGAGCCAGAGCAATGCACCTTCTGCTTCACGGCCTCTCGCATTGACATCTGCCTCCATAAGCGGCAGAGTCAGCGCTGGGGGGGCTTGGAGGCCCCAGCTGCACGAG TGGGTGGTGCAAAGGTTGCCGTGCCGACAGGTCCAACCCCTCTGGATTCAACCCCCCCGGgaagtgccccccaccccttgaCAGGCCAGGAAGAGGCCCGGGGTGTGGAGAAGGAGAAGCCCAAGGCTCGATCTGAGGACACAGGCTTAGATGGTGTGGCAGCCCGCACCCCCATGGAGCATGTAACCCCAAAGCCAGAGCCACACCTAGCATCG CCCAAGCCCACGTGTATGGTGCCTCCAATGCCCCATAGCCCAGTGAGTGGAGATAgtgtggaggaagaggaggaggaagagaagaaggtgTGTCTGCCAGGCTTCACTGGCCTTGTCAATCTAGGCAACACCTGCTTCATGAACAGCGTCATTCAGTCTCTGTCCAATACTCGGGAACTGCGGGACTTCTTCCATG ACCGCTCCTTTGAGGCCGAGATCAACTATAACAACCCGCTGGGGACTGGTGGGCGTCTGGCCATCGGTTTTGCTGTGCTGCTCCGGGCACTGTGGAAGGGAACCCACCATGCCTTCCAGCCCTCCAAGTTGAAG GCCATTGTGGCGAGCAAAGCCAGCCAGTTCACAGGCTATGCACAGCATGATGCCCAGGAGTTCATGGCTTTCCTGCTGGATGGGCTGCACGAGGACTTGAACCGAATTCAGAATAAGCCCTACACAGAGACTGTGGACTCAGACGGGCGCCCTGATGAG GTGGTAGCTGAGGAAGCCTGGCAGCGGCACAAGATGAGGAATGATTCTTTCATCGTGGACCTATTTCAGGGCCAATACAAGTCGAAGCTGGTGTGCCCTGTGTGTGCGAAG GTCTCCATCACTTTTGACCCATTCCTGTACCTGCCGGTGCCCTTGCCGCAGAAGCAGAAGGTTCTCCCTGTCTTCTATTTTGCGCGGGAGCCCCATAGCAAGCCCATCAAG TTTCTGGTgagcatcagcaaggagaactcCAGTGCGAGTGAAGTGTTGGACTCCCTCTCTCAGAGTGTCCACGTGAAGCCTGAGAACCTGCGTCTGGCTGAG GTTATTAAGAATCGCTTCCACCGTGTGTTCTTGCCCTCCCACTCCCTGGACACTGTGTCCCCTTCTGACACGCTCCTCTGCTTTGAGCTGCTGTCCCCAGAGTTGGCTAAGGAGCGGGTAGTGGTGCTTGAAGTGCAACAG CGCCCCCAGGTGCCCAGCATCCCTATCTCCAAGTGTGCAGCCTGCCAGCGGAAGCAGCAGTCAGAGGATGAGAAGCTGAAGCGCTGTACCCGGTGCTACCGTGTGGGCTACTGCAACCA gcTCTGTCAGAAAACCCACTGGCCTGATCACAAGGGCCTCTGCCGCCCTGAGAACATTGGCTACCCCTTCCTGGTCAGTGTACCTGCCTCACGGCTCACTTATGCCCGTCTTGCTCAGCTGCTAGAGGGCTATGCCCG GTACTCTGTGAGTGTGTTCCAGCCACCCTTCCAGCCTGGCCGCATGGCCTTGGAGTCCCAGGGCCCTGGCTGCACCACAATGCTGTCCACTAGCTCCCTGGAGGCTGGGGACAGTGAGAGGGACCCTGTTCAGCCTCCTGAACTTCAGTTGGTGACCCCTGTGGCTGAAGGGGATACAGGGGTCCCCCGGGCATGGGCATCCCCTGATCGGGGCCCTGCACCCAGTACCAGTGGAGTTTCTTCTGAGATGCTGGCCAGTGTGTCTGCTGAAGTTGGCTCCTTGCCTGCTGGTGAGAGGGTGTCCCGGCCTGAAG CTGCCGTGCCCGGATACCAACACCCAAGTGAAGCCATGAATGCCCACACACCCCagttctttatctataaaattgaCGCATCCAACCGAGAACAGCGGCTAGAGGACAAAG GCGATAACCCCCTAGAGCTGGGTGAGGATTGCAGTCTGGCTCTAGTCTGGCGGAACAACGAGCGCCTGCAGGAGTTCGTGTTGGTAGCCTCCAAGGAGCTGGAATGTGCTGAGGACCCAGGCTCTGCTGGTGAGGCTGCCCGTGCTGGCCACTTCACTCTGGACCAGTGCCTGAACCTCTTCACGCGGCCTGAGGTGCTGGCACCTGAGGAGGCTTG GTACTGCCCACAGTGCAAACAACACCGTGAGGCCTCTAAGCAGCTGTTGCTGTGGCGCCTGCCGAATGTGCTCATTGTCCAGCTCAAGCGCTTCTCCTTTCGCAGCTTCATCTGGCGTGACAAGATCAACGacttggtggagttccctgttcG GAATCTGGACCTGAGCAAGTTCTGCATCGGTCAGAaagaggaacagctgcccagctaCGACCTGTATGCTGTCATCAACCACTATGGAGGCATGATTGGTGGTCACTACACTGCTTGCGCGCGCCTGCCCAATGACCGCAGCAGCCAGCGCAGCGACGTGG GCTGGCGCTTGTTTGATGACAGCACGGTGACAACGGTAGACGAGAGCCAGGTCGTGACGCGTTATGCCTATGTACTCTTCTACCGCCGGCGGAACTCTCCTGTGGAGAGGCCCCCCCGGGCAGGTCACTCAGAGCACCACCCCGACCTAGGCCCTGCAGCTGAGTCTGCTGCCAGCCAG GGACTAGGCCCTGGCCAGGCCCCCGAGGTGGCCCCCACGCGGACAGCCCCTGAACGCTTCGCCCCCCCTGTGGACCGCCCAGCCCCTACCTACAGCAACATGGAGGAGGTCGATTAG
- the USP19 gene encoding ubiquitin carboxyl-terminal hydrolase 19 isoform X31, with the protein MSGGASTTGPRRGPLGLEEATSKKKQKDRANQESKDGDPRRELLLDWRQSSDEVIVKLRVGAGPLRLDEVDAAFTDTDCVVRLPGGRQWGGVFYAEIDGSCTKVQARKGGLLQLSLPKKVPMLMWPSLLKKPLGTQELVPGLRCQENGQEASPIASEPGPEPRRAKQEARNQKRAQGRSEAGTGAGPGAQAGPSAKRAVHLRRGPEGEGSRDGPGPRGDAPPFLAEPASTQAEAEEQLRVPPLNPQTCLLGSEEDLELLTGEKAVSARNDPVSPAMARSRDPEKEPESMVNLAFVKNDSYEKGPDSVVVHVYVKEIRRDTSRVLFREQDFTLIFQTRDGNFLRLHPGCGPHTTFRWQVKLRNLIEPEQCTFCFTASRIDICLHKRQSQRWGGLEAPAARGAVGGAKVAVPTGPTPLDSTPPGSAPHPLTGQEEARGVEKEKPKARSEDTGLDGVAARTPMEHVTPKPEPHLASPKPTCMVPPMPHSPVSGDSVEEEEEEEKKVCLPGFTGLVNLGNTCFMNSVIQSLSNTRELRDFFHDRSFEAEINYNNPLGTGGRLAIGFAVLLRALWKGTHHAFQPSKLKAIVASKASQFTGYAQHDAQEFMAFLLDGLHEDLNRIQNKPYTETVDSDGRPDEVVAEEAWQRHKMRNDSFIVDLFQGQYKSKLVCPVCAKVSITFDPFLYLPVPLPQKQKVLPVFYFAREPHSKPIKFLVSISKENSSASEVLDSLSQSVHVKPENLRLAEVIKNRFHRVFLPSHSLDTVSPSDTLLCFELLSPELAKERVVVLEVQQRPQVPSIPISKCAACQRKQQSEDEKLKRCTRCYRVGYCNQLCQKTHWPDHKGLCRPENIGYPFLVSVPASRLTYARLAQLLEGYARYSVSVFQPPFQPGRMALESQGPGCTTMLSTSSLEAGDSERDPVQPPELQLVTPVAEGDTGVPRAWASPDRGPAPSTSGVSSEMLASVSAEVGSLPAGERVSRPEAAVPGYQHPSEAMNAHTPQFFIYKIDASNREQRLEDKGDNPLELGEDCSLALVWRNNERLQEFVLVASKELECAEDPGSAGEAARAGHFTLDQCLNLFTRPEVLAPEEAWYCPQCKQHREASKQLLLWRLPNVLIVQLKRFSFRSFIWRDKINDLVEFPVRNLDLSKFCIGQKEEQLPSYDLYAVINHYGGMIGGHYTACARLPNDRSSQRSDVGWRLFDDSTVTTVDESQVVTRYAYVLFYRRRNSPVERPPRAGHSEHHPDLGPAAESAASQGLGPGQAPEVAPTRTAPERFAPPVDRPAPTYSNMEEVD; encoded by the exons ATGTCTGGAGGGGCCAGCACCACAGGCCCAAGGAGAGGGCCCCTGGGACTGGAAGAGGCCACCAGTAAGAAGAAGCAGAAGGATCGAGCAAACCAGGAGAGCAAGGATGGAGATCCCAGGAGAG AGTTGTTGCTGGATTGGAGGCAGAGTTCTGATGAGGTGATTGTCAAGTTGCGTGTGGGAGCTGGTCCCCTGAGGCTGGATGAAGTAGATGCTGCTTTCACGGACACAGACTGTGTGGTGCGGCTTCCAG GTGGTCGGCAGTGGGGTGGTGTTTTCTATGCTGAGATAGATGGTTCCTGTACCAAAGTGCAGGCTCGCAAAGGTGGCCTCCTGCAGCTCTCACTGCCCAAGAAGGTGCCTATGCTCATGTGGCCCTCTCTCCTG AAGAAACCTCTAGGGACCCAGGAGTTGGTGCCAGGGCTGCGGTGCCAGGAGAATGGGCAGGAAGCATCTCCCATTGCCTCGGAGCCAGGCCCTGAGCCCCGCCGGGCTAAGCAGGAGGCCCGGAACCAGAAACGGGCCCAGGGCCGTAGTGAGGCAGGCACAGGGGCTGGCCCTGGGGCCCAGGCAGGCCCCAGCGCCAAGAGAGCTGTGCATCTCCGCAGAGGGCCAGAAGGGGAAGGGTCCAGAGATGGCCCTGGACCCCGGGGTGATGCCCCCCCTTTCCTGGCTGAGCCAGCATCCACCCAG GCTGAGGCTGAGGAACAGCTCCGTGTACCACCACTGAACCCCCAGACCTGCCTCCTGGGCTCAGAGGAGGATCTAGAACTTTTGACAGGAGAGAAGGCAGTGTCCGCCAGGAATGATCCAGTGTCCCCAGCCATGGCCCGGAGCAGAGACCCCGAGAAAG AGCCTGAGTCCATGGTGAACCTGGCATTTGTCAAGAATGACTCCTATGAGAAGGGGCCGGACTCAGTGGTGGTGCACGTGTACGTGAAGGAAATCCGCAGGGACACCTCTCGAGTGCTTTTCCGCGAGCAGGACTTCACGCTTATCTTCCAGACCAG GGATGGAAACTTCCTGAGACTGCACCCGGGCTGCGGGCCCCACACCACCTTCCGTTGGCAGGTGAAGCTCAG GAACCTGATCGAGCCAGAGCAATGCACCTTCTGCTTCACGGCCTCTCGCATTGACATCTGCCTCCATAAGCGGCAGAGTCAGCGCTGGGGGGGCTTGGAGGCCCCAGCTGCACGAG GTGCAGTGGGTGGTGCAAAGGTTGCCGTGCCGACAGGTCCAACCCCTCTGGATTCAACCCCCCCGGgaagtgccccccaccccttgaCAGGCCAGGAAGAGGCCCGGGGTGTGGAGAAGGAGAAGCCCAAGGCTCGATCTGAGGACACAGGCTTAGATGGTGTGGCAGCCCGCACCCCCATGGAGCATGTAACCCCAAAGCCAGAGCCACACCTAGCATCG CCCAAGCCCACGTGTATGGTGCCTCCAATGCCCCATAGCCCAGTGAGTGGAGATAgtgtggaggaagaggaggaggaagagaagaaggtgTGTCTGCCAGGCTTCACTGGCCTTGTCAATCTAGGCAACACCTGCTTCATGAACAGCGTCATTCAGTCTCTGTCCAATACTCGGGAACTGCGGGACTTCTTCCATG ACCGCTCCTTTGAGGCCGAGATCAACTATAACAACCCGCTGGGGACTGGTGGGCGTCTGGCCATCGGTTTTGCTGTGCTGCTCCGGGCACTGTGGAAGGGAACCCACCATGCCTTCCAGCCCTCCAAGTTGAAG GCCATTGTGGCGAGCAAAGCCAGCCAGTTCACAGGCTATGCACAGCATGATGCCCAGGAGTTCATGGCTTTCCTGCTGGATGGGCTGCACGAGGACTTGAACCGAATTCAGAATAAGCCCTACACAGAGACTGTGGACTCAGACGGGCGCCCTGATGAG GTGGTAGCTGAGGAAGCCTGGCAGCGGCACAAGATGAGGAATGATTCTTTCATCGTGGACCTATTTCAGGGCCAATACAAGTCGAAGCTGGTGTGCCCTGTGTGTGCGAAG GTCTCCATCACTTTTGACCCATTCCTGTACCTGCCGGTGCCCTTGCCGCAGAAGCAGAAGGTTCTCCCTGTCTTCTATTTTGCGCGGGAGCCCCATAGCAAGCCCATCAAG TTTCTGGTgagcatcagcaaggagaactcCAGTGCGAGTGAAGTGTTGGACTCCCTCTCTCAGAGTGTCCACGTGAAGCCTGAGAACCTGCGTCTGGCTGAG GTTATTAAGAATCGCTTCCACCGTGTGTTCTTGCCCTCCCACTCCCTGGACACTGTGTCCCCTTCTGACACGCTCCTCTGCTTTGAGCTGCTGTCCCCAGAGTTGGCTAAGGAGCGGGTAGTGGTGCTTGAAGTGCAACAG CGCCCCCAGGTGCCCAGCATCCCTATCTCCAAGTGTGCAGCCTGCCAGCGGAAGCAGCAGTCAGAGGATGAGAAGCTGAAGCGCTGTACCCGGTGCTACCGTGTGGGCTACTGCAACCA gcTCTGTCAGAAAACCCACTGGCCTGATCACAAGGGCCTCTGCCGCCCTGAGAACATTGGCTACCCCTTCCTGGTCAGTGTACCTGCCTCACGGCTCACTTATGCCCGTCTTGCTCAGCTGCTAGAGGGCTATGCCCG GTACTCTGTGAGTGTGTTCCAGCCACCCTTCCAGCCTGGCCGCATGGCCTTGGAGTCCCAGGGCCCTGGCTGCACCACAATGCTGTCCACTAGCTCCCTGGAGGCTGGGGACAGTGAGAGGGACCCTGTTCAGCCTCCTGAACTTCAGTTGGTGACCCCTGTGGCTGAAGGGGATACAGGGGTCCCCCGGGCATGGGCATCCCCTGATCGGGGCCCTGCACCCAGTACCAGTGGAGTTTCTTCTGAGATGCTGGCCAGTGTGTCTGCTGAAGTTGGCTCCTTGCCTGCTGGTGAGAGGGTGTCCCGGCCTGAAG CTGCCGTGCCCGGATACCAACACCCAAGTGAAGCCATGAATGCCCACACACCCCagttctttatctataaaattgaCGCATCCAACCGAGAACAGCGGCTAGAGGACAAAG GCGATAACCCCCTAGAGCTGGGTGAGGATTGCAGTCTGGCTCTAGTCTGGCGGAACAACGAGCGCCTGCAGGAGTTCGTGTTGGTAGCCTCCAAGGAGCTGGAATGTGCTGAGGACCCAGGCTCTGCTGGTGAGGCTGCCCGTGCTGGCCACTTCACTCTGGACCAGTGCCTGAACCTCTTCACGCGGCCTGAGGTGCTGGCACCTGAGGAGGCTTG GTACTGCCCACAGTGCAAACAACACCGTGAGGCCTCTAAGCAGCTGTTGCTGTGGCGCCTGCCGAATGTGCTCATTGTCCAGCTCAAGCGCTTCTCCTTTCGCAGCTTCATCTGGCGTGACAAGATCAACGacttggtggagttccctgttcG GAATCTGGACCTGAGCAAGTTCTGCATCGGTCAGAaagaggaacagctgcccagctaCGACCTGTATGCTGTCATCAACCACTATGGAGGCATGATTGGTGGTCACTACACTGCTTGCGCGCGCCTGCCCAATGACCGCAGCAGCCAGCGCAGCGACGTGG GCTGGCGCTTGTTTGATGACAGCACGGTGACAACGGTAGACGAGAGCCAGGTCGTGACGCGTTATGCCTATGTACTCTTCTACCGCCGGCGGAACTCTCCTGTGGAGAGGCCCCCCCGGGCAGGTCACTCAGAGCACCACCCCGACCTAGGCCCTGCAGCTGAGTCTGCTGCCAGCCAG GGACTAGGCCCTGGCCAGGCCCCCGAGGTGGCCCCCACGCGGACAGCCCCTGAACGCTTCGCCCCCCCTGTGGACCGCCCAGCCCCTACCTACAGCAACATGGAGGAGGTCGATTAG